Sequence from the Sander lucioperca isolate FBNREF2018 chromosome 16, SLUC_FBN_1.2, whole genome shotgun sequence genome:
tttgacaTGAGAACGCCaggcaaatcttttgttacaaacactgcagctgaatcttttctctcctgtgtggactaccatgtgtgaccgtaaatgtcctctctgtgtaaaagatttcttacaaactgtgcagctaaaaggtttctctcctgtgtggactatGGCCATGTGTGACCGTAAACCTCCTCTccgtgtaaaagatttcttacaaactGTGCAGCTaaaaggcttctctcctgtgtgagatTTTATGTGTGACCGTAAATCtccactctgtgtaaaagatttcttacagactgagcagctgaatggtttttctcctgtgtgagttctcatatGGTTCTTCAGGGTTCCACTATGAGTGAAAGATttaccacactcagagcagctaaaaggcttctctcctgtatgaGTTCTCATGTGTATCCGTAAACTtccactctgtgtaaaagatttctcacagactgagcagctgaaaggtttttctcctgtgtggattatCATGTGTAACCGTAAATTTCTAGACATTAAAAACGTTTTCTTACAAACTaaacagctgaaaggtttttcccCTGTGTGAGTCATCATGTGTTTCTTCAGGGTTCCACTATCAGAGAAAGCTttaccacactcagagcagctgaaaggtttttctcctgtgtggattctcatgtgtctcttcaggTGTGGCTTGGTGCTAAATCGGTTCCCACACtgagagcagctgaatgttttcttacatcttgaatcaggtttcagagagtttaaagctgactgaggttctctggtctccttccaatcagcactgtcatcagtctcaggatcagaagagtctccagtctggtcttcagtctctggttgtaaaagtggatgtgagttcctggctggttctggtcctccacagtcctctccatcagcttctgtttccatgtgttgagtttgtctgtgatgaagctgtgaggactgagctttctcttcatcatcttcactcttcacagggacaggagtgaatgggaacttggtgatatcagcctcctccagcccttgaagctgctctccctcctgactgctccacagttcctcctgttcctctttaatgtgtggggggggctctggctcctgctggtccacactggagctacactcctgctgctcagggggaacctcttctttaaccaccaacagctgctcaacatctgcaggaaacacataCAGAGAAATGTTGTGGAACTGTATCTAATCACCTGGATTGTGATTGTTATAAAGAAATACTGGTTGTTCAGACAGTTACTTAGGTTACATCTACACTGCTAGTCTTCCTTTTCAGCCTTGGAAATAATGCAACTGCACTGTTGAGTACAAAGTGGCGCAGTCGGTAATTAAACTATATAGTGTGACTATATAGTGTTAATTTCGTCAGACGAGACAAGACTAAATATGTTCGTCAACgacctttttttccatgactaaGACGAGACGATGACGAGACTGCACCATTGTCCAATTTCAGCCTTGGAAAACTGTTGGAAAGGCTGTTGACTGACATATTAGGGCCCTCCTGTGGTGAAATAATGCAACTGCGCTGTTGAGTACAAAGTGTTGGGGGGGGGTTAGTGCAAGGAAgtacggaagggagggggaggggacgggatgaggaggaggaaggggcgagctagcctctgttttgtttaaaaatactttgaacgtcaacaagaagtaacgtcacccaacattgcttagagcacctttaaatgagctgtaacagcaaacgagacaaacagtgaaaagaacgctatttttaggTAGTTTTTATTAGTGCCGTTGCTCTGGTTCTATATTTTTACCACGTAGTCAGAGAATGATTTATGGCAGGTAGACGGTgcaacagtaacacattctgaagggtcacagattttttttgtaacactggaaaagcctgtgttagcgtATCCAGACAGGtgaaagatttatttatttattgttatagGCTAGGCgtagttgtattttaatgttattttagaagttatctgctgtagttattaggggtgtaagaaaaaaatcgatacacttgaatatcgcgatactttatttagcaatactgtattgattttcaaaaaccCAATATcgactttatttttttagtttacgtgcaaaaatattcatgtaagacagtggttcacgtttatgctGTGTGTAAACCCCCTactgctagatggctatgctgaaacgcaccactagtgtcctcgcctaacagggcctagcagtgcctaacagggcctgactttttgctagaagctaacaacgtagctatggctgaactttggcctactttagcatataaacattagctcactaagaacctgggaaccacaatcccaaactggcagtttgattttctgtgtccTGAATTGTTtgcctaaagtaaacttctttagATTGTTTTctacatcatgtctttttttaaattttagtttttctaaaattatacttaaaaagaaaatcccaatatatc
This genomic interval carries:
- the LOC118493393 gene encoding gastrula zinc finger protein XlCGF8.2DB-like; the protein is MRIHTGEKPFSCSECGKAFSDSGTLKKHMMTHTGEKPFSCLVCKKTFLMSRNLRLHMIIHTGEKPFSCSVCEKSFTQSGSLRIHMRTHTGEKPFSCSECGKSFTHSGTLKNHMRTHTGEKPFSCSVCKKSFTQSGDLRSHIKSHTGEKPFSCTVCKKSFTRRGGLRSHMAIVHTGEKPFSCTVCKKSFTQRGHLRSHMVVHTGEKRFSCSVCNKRFAWRSHVKTHKCVGQMETEADGEDCGGPEPAKLAFWKF